GTGGCTCACACTATAATTTAATAAGACTCACTGCCCTGCCACACCATGTCTGGGTCGTTTTGGAAGTTCGGCCAGGACTACTCCATGGAGTCCAACGTGTCACAACTGCTGAATAGAGCGTTCGTCAAGAAACCACCACAGCAGGGTGACGgtgaagaaagtgtttcACCGAAATCGGAGGAGGAGGTCGATGACTACGAGCCAAACCTGGATATACTGGACGATCtcgtcgacgacgaggagcTCTACACGGAGCTCATGTGCTCCAATTTCAAACTGATCGTGTACTTCAAGTACCCGGCAGTCCTCGATAAACTCATCGACTACGTCACAAACGAGAAGTTCCTGAGGGATTCCCGTGGCGTCGGAAACCTGGTGGAGCCGTCGGAGAACAGCAGCGTCACAGATCTTAACCAGGAGGTCATCGTCCTCTCGGAGGATGAACAGAGGGATAACTTGCAATCACTCGAGGAGGAGAGGGAGAGGGATAACTCGGATGCAGGGTCAGACGTCTCAGAGGAGACAAGCGTCACTCTGCCCCCGGAGTCAGAGGAGCAAGTAGAGTCCAGGAGGGCGCGGATGGCCGCGGAGGTCCTCTCAGCGGACGTCTGGCAGATCTCAACGGCAATTATAGACAACCACGCCTTGCTAGACAAGATCTGGGCCATGATCAATAACCTGGACTCCGAGATCTCAGTCGTCGTCTCGACCTACTTTATGAAGATCAACGAGAGATTACTCGACACaaatataaataaaatgATCGCTTTCATCCTGGAGAAGGGGAACCTCGTAGATGAGTTCCTCAAACATATCGATAACCCGTCGCTAATGGATTTCCTACTGAAAGTGATCTCGACAGATAAAGCGGACTCCCCGACAGGGGTGATCTCTCACCTGAGGGATCAGGACTTCATCGGGAAACTACTAGACCTATTGGATTCAGATAAACACGACGACTCGATACAGTCCGCGGCCGCAGATTTCATCAAGGCGTTTGTCACTCTCAGTGCCAATTCAAACAACGAAATCTCAATGGGCATCGGCCCGAACGAACTCACGAGACAGCTCGTCTCAGAGCAAATGATAACACGACTGATCACAACGATGCTGAAGGGCGGCACCTCGCTCAGCAACGGTGTCGGCATCATCATCGAGCTGATCCGCAAGAATAACTCCGATTACGATTTCATACAGGTGCTGTACACCACTTTGGAGACGCATCCACCATGTGACAGAGACCCAATACATCTGACGTACCTGATCAAGATCTTTGCACAGTACATGCCGCAATTCGCAAAATTGTTGGAGTCCCTAAAGAGGACGGGCATGTTGACACCGTTTGGGTCCATCGAACCATTGGGGTTCGAGAGATTCAAGATTTGTGAGTTAGTCGCAGAACTGTTACATTGCTCTAACATGACGCTCTTAAATGAATCGAACGGTGAAGCCTCCACAAGGCAGAGAGACCTCGTGCGGTTACAAACGTTGTACCCTGATGAATACCCAGAGGAGAAAATTAGTGAAGAACTCGCTAACTTGTCCTTGAAGGACACTACTAAAAGCGATTCTCAGAAATTGGGAGCCGATGCGGGGCGCAATACTGGCGAACAGAGCTCAGAGGATTACGAACAATCGTTGGAGATATACCCAAACGATGTCATTAGCAATTCTGAAGAGTTGGAAGCTAAACTACGCGAGTCCAATATCCCCGGCGACAACTTAAAGATTTCACTCCTGGATACAGGGATACTCAGATACATCATTGGTATgtttttcaagtttgagTGGAACAATTTCCTCCATAACGTTGTCTTCGATATCGTGCAGCAAATCTTCAATGGACCCTTGAAGTCCGGGTATAACAGATTCCTACTGTCGGATCTGTTGAGTAACGCGAGACTGACGGATAAAATCATCGAGGGTGACTTGAAATGTATTGAGTACGAAAAGGAGGAGGGGACCCGTTTGGGCTACATGGGCCATCTGACGTTGATTGCGGAGGAAGTCGCGAAATTTGTAGAGTACATCGATGAAATGAAGGTCACATTCTCTGATTTCGGTATACTAGACGTACTGACCGAGGAAAAATGGCAGGAATTCATGGATACGACGCTGGCGGAGACAAGGGAAAAGTATAACACTGTTCTTGGCGATTTCGTCATTgaagaggatgaggaggaaaagGGCATGCGTGAGGAGGCCAGCGAGCAAGGAATGCCCCCCGCGGACGGGGATATGAACCCGCAAGACGAGGACTTTGACTACTATCAAGAAAACATCGATGGAACCCACAACCAGTACGATTACATTGAAAACGAAAATGATGAGCACAACCAGGATACGGATGACTACTACGAGTATGAAGATGCCTCCGGACACAAGACTGTTCTAGACCTAAGTAACAAAGAACATGAACAGGAAGATGGCGAGGAGAATGGCACGGAGAATGGCGGCGAAAACAATGAATACCACGATTCTGTAGAGGACCCACCGGCTCTGTCTTCTCCGAAACCTTCTCGACCATACATCGACAACATGTATCGTCAAAACGGTAATACGCATagcgatgacgacgaggatgactACGTCGATCCCAACGACGATGGCCAATCGTACGCAAAGCCAGATCACCCGCTGTACAATGATTTAATTCTGCCAACTTCCACGAAACTGCATGTAAATTCCGGGACGGACAGTGATACGGAGAAAAATGATGGGACGGACGATGCATCGGACGATGATTCCGACGGATCCGACGACGAAATCGGGTATTCGCTGTGCAGATCCGCAACGATAGAAAACACAGACTTTTCATCAAACAACATTTAATTCTTCCATCTAATCATACCATCATCTCAATAATACATAATAATACTTTGTaactatttttttcttcttgcaCAATTTCAAAGCATCTTTAACTATTTTAGCAGTTGGTGGTTAGCCGTATCATAAAGAACAGTTATGGGGGCACAGAAAACAGGTTatggctttgaagaagagaagtaaGATAAAATTACCGGCCTTAGTGaacgatgacgaagatgatgatTATAAAAAGCAGACTAGTAACACTCTACTCCCGCAACTAAGCGAGAGCGACGATGAAAATGACAATGCAGATGTAACAATTAAGCTCGAGAAGAGCAGAGCCAGAAGAAATAAACTTCGAGCCACTTTTGAAACACAGGACAGAGTACCTGAACCATCGAGTAATATACTTTACCATGATGAGATCGaccttttgaaacagaaaaaagagaggaagGATGATACTCAAGAAGTAGTCTTGAACATGGAGGACATGGTCGAAAGAGGCGACATTTCTGATACCGAAGTTGTGTCCCCCAACAACGAGAAGATTAGACCGAAGACAAATGTACAATTGGAGGA
This sequence is a window from Huiozyma naganishii CBS 8797 chromosome 3, complete genome. Protein-coding genes within it:
- the SAP190 gene encoding Sap190p (similar to Saccharomyces cerevisiae SAP185 (YJL098W) and SAP190 (YKR028W); ancestral locus Anc_1.268), encoding MSGSFWKFGQDYSMESNVSQLLNRAFVKKPPQQGDGEESVSPKSEEEVDDYEPNLDILDDLVDDEELYTELMCSNFKLIVYFKYPAVLDKLIDYVTNEKFLRDSRGVGNLVEPSENSSVTDLNQEVIVLSEDEQRDNLQSLEEERERDNSDAGSDVSEETSVTLPPESEEQVESRRARMAAEVLSADVWQISTAIIDNHALLDKIWAMINNLDSEISVVVSTYFMKINERLLDTNINKMIAFILEKGNLVDEFLKHIDNPSLMDFLLKVISTDKADSPTGVISHLRDQDFIGKLLDLLDSDKHDDSIQSAAADFIKAFVTLSANSNNEISMGIGPNELTRQLVSEQMITRLITTMLKGGTSLSNGVGIIIELIRKNNSDYDFIQVLYTTLETHPPCDRDPIHLTYLIKIFAQYMPQFAKLLESLKRTGMLTPFGSIEPLGFERFKICELVAELLHCSNMTLLNESNGEASTRQRDLVRLQTLYPDEYPEEKISEELANLSLKDTTKSDSQKLGADAGRNTGEQSSEDYEQSLEIYPNDVISNSEELEAKLRESNIPGDNLKISLLDTGILRYIIGMFFKFEWNNFLHNVVFDIVQQIFNGPLKSGYNRFLLSDLLSNARLTDKIIEGDLKCIEYEKEEGTRLGYMGHLTLIAEEVAKFVEYIDEMKVTFSDFGILDVLTEEKWQEFMDTTLAETREKYNTVLGDFVIEEDEEEKGMREEASEQGMPPADGDMNPQDEDFDYYQENIDGTHNQYDYIENENDEHNQDTDDYYEYEDASGHKTVLDLSNKEHEQEDGEENGTENGGENNEYHDSVEDPPALSSPKPSRPYIDNMYRQNGNTHSDDDEDDYVDPNDDGQSYAKPDHPLYNDLILPTSTKLHVNSGTDSDTEKNDGTDDASDDDSDGSDDEIGYSLCRSATIENTDFSSNNI